A single genomic interval of Bufo gargarizans isolate SCDJY-AF-19 unplaced genomic scaffold, ASM1485885v1 fragScaff_scaffold_136_pilon, whole genome shotgun sequence harbors:
- the LOC122922292 gene encoding uncharacterized protein LOC122922292: MGSMSSMISQTISQALAAHAPGPSTQLPVLTNPQPTIEPPAQETLTGVIQATHDSALRSRKRALPRQAERTRKWKCARAQTDDIDSDVESDMEAYAEASGQSDGEMESEFPDDAGPRPSTSGSVGAPATAPNTVSTLVDPSGIPLFDPDSLHHPRSAEWLPVAHVSDYLEHWVRRPLSKEARSKLRAECPRPLIPNKVCDTPSVDPKMTQFLAKTGWNPRKGLDSAIRSCQDKLLDIFGPLAKIFEMAESARADGSPIDPEELTGWIQRAICIAGSTNSSLAIERRKAILFKIDPKLANLALTESGRDAQGLLFGDSFIKDLSRYVGAFTALDKAQSSMRRVFQGRVSTRAGSSRGRPVSRPAARAEAPSIKDRPSRTKGILLRSFRPEAANGVRGLSGEIPISESPSVSLPPVGASLVPCVGGRLRLCFHVWSSITSDPWVLTTVQGFHIELTGSPNLIPSPPPLPLAPPNRELVDLELFSLFQKRAIERAPSAPRGVLSNIFLVQKKGGQMRPVINLRALNSVVRYRHFKMEGIHLLRDLLIPGDWMVKLDLKDAYLTVPIAASSRDLLRFLWKGEVWRFTCLPFGLSSAPWCFTKLLRPVVAWLRSRGVRLVIYLDDILIMHQCQAALLRHLQWTSDLLSALGGSGSGGSGGTSLVVRQLGSLERQSDLRISTGIHDRVGRESPGLGCPLRRCLHRGSVVGGREPSSHQRSGTPGGLVCHPQFLQWHGACLHPITYGQCVGGPLCQSPGRHPVGYLGATGEGVLVLLSLQGHHGAGGVPSGSTQRPGGSEFPLLHGRQRLEASAGDVLHDLGYLGPLRRGPLRVTAQYSPSQVLQLAPGSGGGGGGCVPSGLVFGSAIRVSSFRHDPEDAAAGSSSGCGVVGGDPLLGDSSMVPGSHGTPDGRASPPSGSDGSPPGPSGCSSPPAARRLPSAPGVPDLRTPGEVAGISEATRRLLDSAWAPGTRKSYPAAWGSWVSWCVERNLDPVSAPVTHLLQFLTSLFEAGKAYRTINLFRSAISSTHQGFDGVPAGQHPSVSRLLRGSRLARPPRPRFTTTWDVSLVLSFLSAWPENAALSLRQLSAKLLTLFCLISCKRVSDVRALDHDARSFSPEGVTFNITRRTKTNIRSVSYPCFPSSPALCPVACLREYESRTRTHRSADVPQLFLSIRHPFGPVSSPTLARWMKWVMSLSGIDTAVFTAHSARGAAATALAVSGARLEDILRLADWSTTTTFKEFYFRPPPHVFSSIIDQL; the protein is encoded by the exons ATGGGATCCATGTCTTCTATGATATCCCAAACCATCTCTCAGGCCCTAGCTGCCCATGCCCCTGGCCCCTCTACTCAGTTGCCTGTACTCACAAATCCGCAGCCTACCATTGAACCTCCTGCCCAGGAGACCTTGACTGGTGTGATTCAAGCCACCCATGATAGCGCGcttagatcgcgcaaaagagccttgccGCGTCAGGCAGAACGGACGCGAAagtggaaatgtgctagagcacaaactGATGATATAGATTCGGATGTAGAATCTGATATGGAGGCTTATGCGGAGGCAAGCGGCCAATCTGATGGGGAGATGGAATCTGAATTTCCAGATGATGCTGGCCCTAggccttccacctctgggtccGTGGGCGCCCCCGCCACTGCCCCTAACACGGTTTCTACCCTGGTGGACCCCTCAGGCATCCCATTATTTGATCCTGATtccctccaccaccctaggtcggCGGAGTGGCTGCCAGTGGCTCATGTGAGCGATTACCTGGAACATTGGGTGCGCCGTCCTCTTAGCAAAGAGGCGCGCAGCAAGCTCCGAGCCGAATGCCCCAGACCATTGATCCCCAACAAGGTCTGTGATACGCCATCTGTGGATCCAAAGATGACCCAGTTCTTGGCTAAAACCGGCTGGAACCCCCGCAAGGGGTTAGATTCCGCAATTAGGAGTTGTCAGGATAAACTCCTTGACATCTTTGGCCCCCTCGCCAAAATTtttgagatggccgaatcggccagagCGGACGGCTCTCCGATAGATCCGGAGGAGCTTACGGGCTGGATACAGAGGGCCATTTGTATCGCGGGCAGCACAAACTcctccctggccattgaacggcgtaaagccatTTTGTTTAAAATTGACCCGAAATTGGCCAACCTGGCACTCACTGAGTCAGGAAGGGATGCTCAGGGTCTGCTGTTCGGGGATTCCTTTATTAAGGACCTCAGCAGATACGTAGGGGCATTTACCGCcctggacaaggcccagtcctccatgaGAAGGgtctttcagggacgggtctccactaggGCCGGCAGTAGTAGGGGCCGTCCAGTTTCCAGGCCCGcagctcgggcagaggctccttcaatCAAAGACCGCCCTTCCAGGACCAAAGGAATCCTCCTCCGTTCTTtccggccagaggcggccaatggcgtTCGAGGTCTGTCCGGGGAAATCCCAATTTCCGAAAGTCCTTCGGTAAGTCTTCCCCCAGTGGGGGCTTCTTTGgttccttgtgtagggggcagactccgtctttgTTTCCACGTTTGGTCCAGCATTACATCAGACCCGTGGGTTCTGACCACTGTACAGGGGTTCCACATAGAGCTCACGGGTTCACCAAACCTCATTCCTTCTCCCCCACCACTTCCCCTAGCCCCACCAAACAGAGAGCTCGTGGACTTAGAGCTGTTTTCCCTTTTTCAAAAGAGGGCGATAGAGAGGGCCCCTTCCGCCCCGAGGGGCGTGCTCAGCAACATCTTCCTAGTTCAGAAGAAAGGTGGGCAAATGCGTCCGGTTATAAATCTCCGGGCCCTGAACTCAGTGGTGCgctaccgccacttcaagatggagggtattcacctccttcgggacttactgatcccaggggactggatggtgaaactggacctcaaagatgcctaTCTGACGGTCCCGATAGCCGCTTCGTCCAGGGATCTCCTGCGCTTCTTGTGGAAGGGCGAagtgtggcgcttcacttgcctcccGTTCGGCCTTTCTTCGGCGCCATGGTGCTTTACCAAGCTCCTGCGTCCGGTCGTTGCCTGGCTGCGGAGTCGGGGTGTACGTCTAGtcatctatctggacgacatcctcattatgcATCAATGTCAGGCGGCGCTGCTTCGGCACCTTCAATGGACGTCGGACCTCCTTTCGGCTCTTG GTGGTTCTGGATCAGGAGGCTCGGGAGGAACTTCGTTGGTGGTTAGACAACTTGGaagcctggaacggcagagcgatcttcggaTTTCAACCGGAATTCACGATAGAGTCGGACGCGAGTCTCCtgggctggggtgcccactgcgaAGGTGTCTCCACCGGGGGTCGGTGGTCGGAGGCCGAGAGCCGTCTTcacatcaacgctctggaactccTGGCGGGCTCGTTTGCCATCCGCAGTTTCTCCAATGGCATGGCGCATGCCTGCATCCGATTACgtatggacaatgtgtcggcggtccgctATGTCAATCACCTGGGCGGCACCCAGTCGGCTACCTTGGCGCGACTGGCGAAGGAGTTTTGGTCCTACtgtctctccagggacatcatggtgcaggcggagtaccttccgggtctACACAACGTCCGGGCGGATCGGAGTTCCCGCtgcttcacggacggcagcgactggaggctAGCGCCGGAGATGTTCTCCACGATCTCGGATACCTGGGGCCCTTGCGCCGTGGACCTCTTCGCGTCACGGCTCAAtactcaccttcccaggttcttcagctggcgcccggatccggaggcggaggcggtggatgcgttcCTTCAGGACTGGTCTTCGGCTCTGCAATACGCGTTTCCTCCTTTCGCCATGATCCCGAGGATGCTGCTGCAGGTTCGTCGTCAGGTTGCGGAGTTGTTGGTGGTGATCCCCTTCTGGGGGACTCAAGCATGGTACCCGGTTCTCATGGAACTCCTGACGGACGTGCCTCTCCTCCTTCCGGGtcggacggatctcctccagggcCCTCTGGGTGCTCCTCACCCCCTGCTGCTCGACGGCTCCCTTCAGCtcctggcgtgccggatctccggactcCCGGAGAGGTCGCAGGcatttcggaggcaactagacgcctcctggacagcgcttgggctcccggcacccgaaaatcttacccggcagcttggggatcttgggttagctggtgcgtggaacggaacCTTGATCCCGTTTCGGCGCCTGTGACCCATTTGCTGCAGTTCCTTACATCCCTTTTTGAGGCGGGAAAGGCTTATCGGACCATTAATTTGTtccgttcggcgatttcttcgaCTCATCAGGGTTTTGATGGCGTTCCGGCGGGTCAACACCCTTCGGTGTCACGCCTGCTACGTGGATCGCGcttggctcggcctcctcggccTCGCTTCACCACTACGTGGGACGTTTCCCTGGTCCTCTCTTTTCTCTCTGCGTGGCCCGAGAACGCGGCTCTTTCTCTCCGGCAACTGTCTGCCAAGTTGTTGACCCTCTTTTGTCTCATTTCTTGTAAGAGGGTTTCCGATGTCAGGGCTTTGGATCATGACGCTAGGTCCTTTTCTCCCGAGGGCGTCACGTTTAACATTACGCGGCGCACTAAGACTAATATTCGGTCTGTCTCTTATCCCTGTTTCCCGTCTTCCCCGGCGCTCTGTCCGGTAGCCTGTTTGCGGGAGTATGAGTCGCGTACTCGGACTCACCGCTCTGCGGACGTTCCGCAACTGTTCCTCTCCATCCGCCATCCTTTTGGCCCGGTGTCTAGTCCCACATTGGCGcgttggatgaagtgggtcatgtccctgtCTGGGATTGATACGGCGGTCTTTACCGCtcattcggccaggggcgcggctgccactgccctggccgtttcgggggctcgtttggaggacattttgcGCTTGGCTGACTGGTCTACGACCACAACGTTCAAAGAATTTTATTTTCGTCCGCCCCCTCATGTGTTTTCGTCGATTATtgatcagctttga